The DNA sequence AGACAGTTTACAAACAGGGAGCTCtcaaaccagacatggaatgagGCTCAGTGGTATGTTGTTATTAATACAAAGCAGCTTATATGGTGAGCAGGCGATGTCTTCAAGTATTTGATGATTAAAATAATGACCAATCTGTTTTTGTCCAGAGAGGCTTCAACTggtgtccatttattttttatttttaacagcatTAGCCATTTTGTTCCagtatcttaattttatttctctcaaaGGTCGAGGTCAAGGAGGCATTCTCATAGACGTTACACTCGATCCAGATCCCATTCTCACTCTCATAGGAGACGGTCTCGAAGTAGGTCATACACACCAGAATACCGGCGTCGAAGGAGCCGAAGTCATTCTCCAATGTCTAACCGGAGAAGACATACAGGCAGCAGGGTATATGGTTTTTAAGTTAATGAAAGCTTTTAATGTGTTTCCTGTGTCTTTAGTCATAGATAAAACCTTGCTTTTGTAAGAGTTAGAGCACCGTTTTGAAGTGGTACTCCAGAAACATCCTTGGCTATATGAATCTTGTTTATATGCATTcaagtgtattttcttttcttgactttGGAGTCATTAGAAGAAATTTGGGGGGAAACATGTTGCAAGAATTGAAATAAAAAGCTTAACTTGAAAATATTCTTGAGATTAAAAGTTTTACTATGGGAAGAGGGTAGCAAGGAAATATCAAGCTAACACTTATACTGAGCAATATGCAAAGTTCCTCAGTGCATTAATATATGCAGTTAACCTTTCTGTGAGACAGGTTACCTTATTATTGATAAAGAAATGGAGTCTTGGATATGTGACATTGAGGTTTGATTGTATTTAACGGTGATGGGGTCTGCTATTATTTAATGGTGTTTTGAAATCTGCACATTAATTTTTCAAATCTGCAAAGAATATCCTTGCTAAAGAGTGAAAATATAAGAGGGGAGTCTAATCAGCAATTGCAGATGAAGTCAGGTTGAGTACAGATCTATAAGGGATATAAAACATTTGAATAAACTAGTAATAGACATTAAACTAAACATAAATTCTTAGTATATGTCCTGAAAATTGCTGGACTAGTGTATTAGGGACATTTTTATTCAGTCTATAACCTGAAGTATATTCTAAAGAAGGCTTGAGTGTACTGTAAAATACAGCTCATctggttttttccttttaaattcttgTTTCCAAGTGACTTTGTGTATTGGGTGAAGTGCCCTAAGCAGAAGTATTTCtgtgtttgttggttttttttaatttggaactTAAATAACATCTTTATTCAACAGGCAAATCCTGATCCCAATACTTGTCTAGGAGTGTTTGGCCTCAGTTTGTACACAACAGAGAGAGATCTTCGCGAAGTATTTTCTCGATATGGACCGTTGAGTGGTGTCAATGTGGTTTATGACCAGCGAACTGGACGGTCACGAggatttgcttttgtttatttcgAGAGAATAGATGACTCAAAGGAGGTAATTTTTTGTGTTATATTTGTCACTTTGAAAAATTTCTGATGTGCATTATTTAGTATTGAGTTACTTTTGAAAGTTGATTAATAAATTTACAGTTCCTTAAACATTATGTGCTCTTTAATTCTCTGACATGACTTAAACTCTGCCTGTTAGTGTTAAAATTGAAATGTTCAGTTTCACTTTCCAGCTAAAATGCATATAGGTATATCCTGAGTAAAATCTGGCCTTGTGAAGTAGTATATGAGTTAAATGGAAAAGGTGAAGTGTATGTAAGTGTTCTCTTTTGAAAAAGCCTTATTCATGCTCTAAGCAAATGATtacattgactttttaaaaattgtgtttaggtttaatctgtttaatttttttgtgtctaATTATCTCCATGTCTATACAGagctttgtttttctattctcttaaTATTCATCTATCATTCTgttctataaatgaaaaataatacatggaaAGAGTTGgtaccttttcatttttgtttagtgCCCTTAATATGCCTAACAGAATGATCCCAGTCAGTGTCAGAGATTTGAAATAGTGTTGTTCTAATGTACTAGGTAATGGATTGTAGAGGAAGCAGTAGGCTTGCCTTCAAAAGTTCATGGTGATTGAAttgaaaattccattttaagGAATTTTTGAAGCTCATTTGTTAAAGGACGGAAGGTACTGGCTTGTCTtttttgtaccattttatatGTGACAGTAGTTGGGTATAGATCATTATTGCTCTTTGTATCAGTAGTGTTTGATTACAGTATAAACAGTCATATTAAAAGCATATCTTTCAACAGTAATAGATGCTATTGACATCTGGTAGTAAAGCAGGGATGATattaaacatcctacaatgcatagGGTAGCCCCCGACAACCCAGAATTGACCACTGCCAAATGTCAGTGGTAGTGTCGTTGAAAAACCtggataaatctaacaaaataatgGTCTCAGTTGAAGGGATTTATATGATAGACATACTGATAGACTAGTGGTTTTTTATTGTTgcatatttgtgttttgttttttcctgttctcAATTAAAGGATAAAGGTGTAAATTTAGAAATACCAGGGTATCTGACCTGAAGTAAAAATGCAGACAATATCacaattaaaatttgtttaaatgtgAAGCTTGTTTGCCCTGCCTTTTGACACCCCCGCTCCTTAGGTTTATATCTGAATGAAGTAAAACGGAAATGACAGCTCACTTAGTTCCAAAATGCTTCTTAAAATGTGTTAAAGTGGTTGATTTACTAATGCTTTTATTAGTATTAGTACCAAAGGGCAGAATGATAGGGAATATGAGCACAGGTATAATCTTGGTGGCAGATTAGTAAGTTCCTTTGTATTTGAAGCTCACTAGGTGGCAGTATGTTCTTTAAGGAACGGCTTGACTAGTTTAGACCTGTTCACTAAATTGCACTTTCTGCTTTGAGTTGCTCAGACTGAAGCTAGATTCTGAAGCCTCAGAATTCTGCAGGTTCTGTGGTTGCTTCTTTATAACTTTTAACACAAGCCTGCGTAAGTGTTCTTGTATACAttgaaaattcattatttttgacAGGCATATAGCAGGAATTAATATAAGTCCTTGctgtttttacttgaaagaaatgtttaccaaatttTCAATTTTGAAAGTTTCCCCTTGGTAAGTTATGCATGACTTTCTGTGCCTGTTTTCTTTTATAGGCTATGGAAAGGGCAAATGGAATGGAACTGGATGGTAGAAGAATTCGGGTGGATTATTCTATCACCAAGAGAGCACACACACCAACACCAGGCATATACATGGGCAGACCAACTCAGTAAGATATCGAGTTTCCTAAGCTGAATTTTAAGAGTCAGAAAGCCACCAGAAATGTGTGCACATCTTTGGTTAATCAAGAGATAaaacttttttcccctgtaattatAATTGAAAGTTATTTgatgtgaatatatatttatatatattctttgaatcactttaattttttatatgtatatttgagcAGGGGGACAAAACTAGTTGAAGTGCATTCCTAGTTCTTTTCTTGTACTATAcaatagaaaaattattaaacactAGAAAAATACAGTATGCTTTTAAATACTTATTGTATTTATGTGACCTTGGAAGCCTCTGTGTATAGGAAAAAGTTTTTTGATATATTAAAACCAGAGGGTGAAAGAAGGAATATAGGCTTTCATTTAATGTGAAGcctcttggggggaaaaaaggatttGACGAGGAGAGCCCACTGAAAACTAAAGTGAAAATAATGTCCATATGATTAAGAGCTAGGAAAACAACAAGGAAAAGAGGGCTTAGAATTTAAATTCACTGATAGACGTTTGAACACTAGACCTTAACATTTAGTGCTGGACTTCAGTATAAAGTAGTTAGTTTTCTTTGGTGTTCAGGCTTGGATACTTTTAAATTACTGAGGTTTATTAACTGCTTTTGAACTGGTTGTAGAACATATGTCTTAGTACTTTGGTACTTTTTCTCAGCACAGTGCTTTTTTTCACCTTATTGAAAAGGTCTTACTGAATTGGATAGTGCGTTCTAAGTGCCTTATAATTTGTAGAGTTTAGTGAAATTATTCCTGGCTATTTATGTTATAAATAATTAAGCAGAGTACCATAGGAGTCAACAAAGTAAGACATTGAAGTAACTGGCATGAAAGGGTTATTACTTCTGTCTTACCTTCTTCCATGTTATTTAAGCATCTATTTGTATTAAatgataatagaaaataatcattcCTGTTGATGTGGAACTTTCACCTTTTTCCACAGCAGTGGCGGCGGTGGTGGTGGCGGCGGGGGTGGCGGTGGAGGAGGCGGCAGACGTCGAGACTCTTACTATGATCGAGGATACGATCGTGGGTACGACAGATACGAAGACTATGATTACCGGTACAGGTAGTGTTGTAACTTATGACTTCTGTTCTGAATTAAATGATAATAGTAGTATTGGcacttttaatttgtttaatgtGTATTgataaaaatgagtgaaatatgggacttccctggcagtccagtgttgaTACTCTGTAGTTGCAATGAAGAGGCATGTGTGTTTCTGTTGGCCAATATTCATCTTGTATAGTTGGTGCATTGAAAAATTAATAGCTTAGCTTAGATCTGCTACTATTTTGAAtgatgaaatttttgtttttacctgCTTCAATGTAGTGATTATGTGCTTTGCTAAGTAATCTTTTATTTCCTACAGAAGAAGATCACCTTCTCCTTACTACAGTCGATACAGATCACGATCAAGATCTCGATCCTACAGCCCAAGTATGTATACTTTTGCTTGTCACATTGGGAACCTTATTTGTTATTAATggcttattttagaaaattaggGTGTATGGTGACTGTTAATAGTTGGGAAAATATTAGGCAAGTGAAACTGTAATTGtcatttgacttatttttttttttttttaactcttttccaGGACGCTATTAATAAGCAGAGCGGTTGCAGTTGAggacatctttttctctttttttaaattctggattTCCCCAAGCTTCTAATCCTTCCTACTCCTCAAAAAGAacccttaaaaaaatctttggttTGTTTAGCATCTACACTTTGTCAATTGTATTGCTATTTTCCACCCcttttattatattcttaaaGATGTAATTGTCATTTTTGAGTAGTTAAACATCTTGAGTAAAAAAGGAACCCCCAGTGTTATGCtttgtaaatgatttttttgtttgttttttgcttttatggGAAATTCACTCCTATCTTatcaaaatgaggaaagaaatgatctttttaaagcttcttttGTGTTAGATATTGTATTAGACATTGTATTAGAGGTCTGCATTTACTACAAACtccttttttaactttcttttgggGAAGTTAGTAGTAGTTCAGTCAGGTCAAGTTTGTCTGGGGTGGCATGGAACAGTCAAATAGTTGAGTGTAGAAAGTTTGAAGCTATAGAAAAAACGCTTACTTGGTCATTTCTTTTGAAGAACAGAATTTTTGAACCctaaaaattacatctttttttttttttttagaaatgaaaagcttGTGGACTCCTGCAAAACatgttgtatttaaaatacatttgttgaAACTTAAAAACGTAAAGTGTGATTTTTGTGTTGAATTTATTAAAGTTTAATCAGTGAAGGACAGcccttattatttattatttaaagcaATTGTATAATTGCTATTAGAAATTTTGGTATTGGGACAATGGTTTAGGCAGGCTGTTTGTATAGAGTTCTTAGAAGTAGTGGGGGGGAGTAGTCTTCTttcaaataaaagttaatttctttgaaaatggGACTCTTTTCTTTATTGTGGTACAGTGGGAAAATATAACTGGATTAACTTGGATTTCCTTTTTCCTAGTGCTTTTGCATGCTTGAGTCTTGAAAAacccttttctttcctccctttttttgTCAACTATCAATATTGATAGTATTCAATgttgaagaaaagataaatagcATGGTTTATTTCTTCAAGAAGCCCACGTTCTAATGGGAAAACACACTTAAATGACTAATGTAATGAAAGGGGAAGCTGTTTGAATGAAGAGGTGGATGATTTTTCAGGTGACCTTTATAAAAAAGTAGAGGAACATGAGCCTCCTTTGTTTTGTCCCTCAAAGCAATGGGAATAAAATTAGATAATATTATGATCTGTATGCTAGCTCAGTGAGATCTATGGAATACAAGTACCTCAGACATCTTTATTAAAAAGctaacttgcaaaaaaaaaaaaaagctaacttgCCACTAAGGGCTATCTTAGAGAATAAAGCTCTCTCTTGTTGGTCCCTACAGGATTTTTGTTCTTTAAGCTGGGTTATTTAAAGACTGGAAATCATTGCCCTAATGAGAACACTGATTTGTTGGCTGTcggaatactttaaaaaatttatgtatcatcaaaaagtaaaaatgttagccaaaatgtggaagagAATTAATAGCCACATAAAGAGATACTGAACATGATTAAAGACACAGTATGTAGAGAATACAAtaccctggcagttcagtggttaggactccactgaCTGCTCAGGGCCACAGTTCAGTctctggtggaggaactaagatttcCACAAACcacacagtgtggcaaaaaaaaaattatacacacatacatactgtaATAAAGGTGCATGAATGCGTCCTCAAACTTGTGATAATGTGAGATGATTCAGTGCCCATGTGATGAATTAGGTGAGTGAAAGGCATCGTTAGGTTACAGTCGACCTGATGATATGTCAGGAGGAGGATCATGTGCTCCAGGTGATGCTGAATCATGGATTTATGATGATGCTGATGGTTGGAGATCCTAAGAAGGATGAAGCAGGATGGTGCAAGAGTTCATCACTCAGAGTGGCttacaatttaaaacttatgaattgcttctgggaattttaatatttttggattATTTGGTCAACCTTAGGTAATTAAAACTACAGAAAGTGAAAGGAGGAACTGTTGTATCTCTCTGATGGTAATTTAATCCAGGAATAGATTTTCCGGACCTGATTATCAGACTGCTACAATTACTGCTTTGTAAATTTGAGAGAATACTTCCTTGATGTAGGAAATATAACTGGCAACATCCTTTAACAATGAGTTGgggataaaattgacaaacttggAAAAACTGAGACTCTTCAAATGAAGAGAGGGCCTAATCCTACTCTTCCCTCAAGGTAAACTGGGACACATGGGTAATTGAAGTGtgacagtttcaaagcatcaaatGTGGCTCTGATCgctttaattaggaaaaaaggacaaataaagGGTCGAATAGGGAGTTTAACTTAAATAGAATTTCCATTGCAGAAGACGAAAAAGTTGGAGGTGGTTGTGTAACAATGATACGTGCTCATGCTACAGatctgtgcacttaaaaatggtaaattttatgtatagtttgttgtttagttgcatccaacccttgtgaccccatggacggtagcctgccaggtttctctttGTCAACACATTTGTAAACAATGAGGTAATAGTTATAGTGCCTCTTATTCCTGGTGGAGTAAGTGTCcaatgaatacatatataaatgagtGAGTTAACAGGGAAATTGTTGGTGGAGCCTGCTAACTGATGATCCTAGTCCAAAATTTCCATCAagttaaaattgaagtataaaagGGATATGACGGAGTCTAGGCTGAATCATGATGACCCTAAAAATGGATTAAGAATCACTTTTAATATAAATCTGTTTAATAAAGGAAGAGGCAGTTTAATTATGGACTTTtgtggaagtccagtggttaggactcagtgctttcactgtaggggcctgggttctatccctggtcagggaactaagaattCTGCAAACTACAtggtgcagccagaaaaagaaaaaaaagtattggtGCTTAAGTCACCTTGAAAATTCAATTATCCAAAACATCCCTAGTGTCAGATAATTGAAGTATTCTATTTGATATTTACAAAATCAAGTGCAGAGTAGTCATAATGGAAAATGgtttttgaaacattaaaagggatatgaattttattttcaagtactGTTACAATAacaagtatttctttaaaaaattacttgtgAAGACATATActtttaatacaatttaaatgttaaaagtatGGGTTGTATGATCTAGTTTCTCAATTATTTAgggttttcactttttaatataaatttaataggTGCAAACTcaagaagaagaaaaccaaaaacatttgTTGTCTTGTATACAAGGATCCCTACTCCATTATACATTATTGAATGGGAAGACCTAGTAGTATAAATACTCCAATCCTTACACAAAATTTGTGTATAAACATGCAAAAGGGGGAAGGGTTTTGTTAACCACTTATAATAACCTCTATAATGGGCAGTTTGGGAGGAGTAGATG is a window from the Odocoileus virginianus isolate 20LAN1187 ecotype Illinois unplaced genomic scaffold, Ovbor_1.2 Unplaced_Contig_29, whole genome shotgun sequence genome containing:
- the TRA2A gene encoding transformer-2 protein homolog alpha isoform X1, coding for MSDVEENNFEGRESRSQSKSPTGTPARVKSESRSGSRSPSRVSKHSESHSRSRSKSRSRSRRHSHRRYTRSRSHSHSHRRRSRSRSYTPEYRRRRSRSHSPMSNRRRHTGSRANPDPNTCLGVFGLSLYTTERDLREVFSRYGPLSGVNVVYDQRTGRSRGFAFVYFERIDDSKEAMERANGMELDGRRIRVDYSITKRAHTPTPGIYMGRPTHSGGGGGGGGGGGGGGGRRRDSYYDRGYDRGYDRYEDYDYRYRRRSPSPYYSRYRSRSRSRSYSPRRY
- the TRA2A gene encoding transformer-2 protein homolog alpha isoform X3 — encoded protein: MSDVEENNFEGRESRSQSKSPTGTPARVKSESRSGSRSPSRVSKHSESHSRSRSKSRSRSRRHSHRRYTRSRSHSHSHRRRSRSRSYTPEYRRRRSRSHSPMSNRRRHTGSRANPDPNTCLGVFGLSLYTTERDLREVFSRYGPLSGVNVVYDQRTGRSRGFAFVYFERIDDSKEAMERANGMELDGRRIRVDYSITKRAHTPTPGIYMGRPTHSGGGGGGGGGGGGGGGRRRDSYYDRGYDRGYDRYEDYDYRRRSPSPYYSRYRSRSRSRSYSPRRY
- the TRA2A gene encoding transformer-2 protein homolog alpha isoform X2, translated to MSDVEENNFEGRESRSQSKSPTGTPARVKSESRSGSRSPSRVSKHSESHSRSRSKSRSRSRRHSHRRYTRSRSHSHSHRRRSRSRSYTPEYRRRRSRSHSPMSNRRRHTGSRANPDPNTCLGVFGLSLYTTERDLREVFSRYGPLSGVNVVYDQRTGRSRGFAFVYFERIDDSKEAMERANGMELDGRRIRVDYSITKRAHTPTPGIYMGRPTHGGGGGGGGGGGGGGGRRRDSYYDRGYDRGYDRYEDYDYRYRRRSPSPYYSRYRSRSRSRSYSPRRY